GTACCGGAGGTCTGATCGGCGACCGGCTTACTGATGTCACCGGGAGTTCCCGCTACTTCGCTGGAGGCGTGATTGCCTACTCCGATGCTGTGAAGACCAGGATGCTCGGCGTCAGGAAGCTGACACTGGCGAAATGGGGGGCGGTGAGCGAGCAGACAGTCATGGAGATGGCTGCTGGAGTCTGCCTGCGGCTCAAGGCGAAAGTCGGAGTCGCAGTTTCGGGTATTGCCGGCCCGGGCGGGGGCACCAAGGCAAAGCCGGTTGGGCTTGTGTACATTTGTGCGAGGACCGGAAGGCGGGTCCTCGTCGAACGTTACCGATTCCGGGGCGGCAGACGGGCGGTGAAGGAACAATCAGCTGCTGCTGCGTTGCAGCTCTGTCGTCAGGTGCTGGAGGGAAGAGTTTGAGTGAGCCAATCCGGTCTTTCGTCGCGATCAGCATTTCCGAAGGGGCAAGGCGGCAAATCGGCGACCTGCTGGGCAGACTTCAGCGTCAACCGGGCGCTGCCGTTCGTTGGGTCAGGCCCGAATTGATGCACCTGACACTGGCATTCCTGGGGGAGGTGTCTGGGGATTTTCTTGAGTCAGCAAAGGCTCGGCTCGGCGAGGTCGCGCAGCA
This is a stretch of genomic DNA from bacterium. It encodes these proteins:
- a CDS encoding nicotinamide-nucleotide amidohydrolase family protein encodes the protein MGRLLLRRRLSLAVAESCTGGLIGDRLTDVTGSSRYFAGGVIAYSDAVKTRMLGVRKLTLAKWGAVSEQTVMEMAAGVCLRLKAKVGVAVSGIAGPGGGTKAKPVGLVYICARTGRRVLVERYRFRGGRRAVKEQSAAAALQLCRQVLEGRV